The following proteins come from a genomic window of Molothrus ater isolate BHLD 08-10-18 breed brown headed cowbird unplaced genomic scaffold, BPBGC_Mater_1.1 matUn_MA100, whole genome shotgun sequence:
- the GNL3L gene encoding guanine nucleotide-binding protein-like 3-like protein, whose amino-acid sequence MTRSRRQVEKSRKKRVQAQRARVGIKKDPGVPQLGRFAAFAEQQRKTRQRRPLKGQQRSHLAVHLADALQRQQRFQSQEKEEEDEEPPQPPQDEASLRHFGRELRKVLTAADVVLEVLDARDPQGCRSPRLEGALRPQQRLVLVLNKIDLVPRDVVAAWLKHLRNEFPAVAFKACTQQQSQNLKQSRMPADVAPKDVLAGGACVGAENLLHILRNYGRCGEGRSSITVGVVGYPNVGKSSLINSLKRSRACGVGAMPGVTRCLQAVQLDGHIRLLDCPGVVLDSGDPPAAAPLRGALAPQRLRDPLSPACAILRRCPPQQLSQLYGVPPCSDPLQFLAHLARRQGRLRPGGLPDAHAAATALLRDWTSGKITYYTHPPKSQGVQLEAQILPELGPALDLEALERGDAEALAAVPVTVTGLELSPEEEGEEAMEDSSGDLEFGTMTVELKPRVKSGGTGGEPVPRAPSLEEVAALPPLFQGQGLQAAGKKRKKLQKRAQKIATKLSETLEAAMQF is encoded by the exons ATGACCCGGTCCC ggcgACAGGTGGAGAAGTCCCGGAAGAAGCGCGTCCAG GCCCAGCGCGCCCGTGTCGGGATCAAGAAGGACCCGGGGGTGCCGCAGCTCGGTCGCTTCGCCGCCTTCGCGGAGCAGCAGCGCAAGACCCGGCAGAGACGG ccacTGAAGGGGCAGCAGCGCTCACACCTGGCCGTGCACCTGGCGGATGCTCTGCAGCGACAGCAGCGCTTCCAGagccag gagaaggaagaggaggatgaggagcccccgcagcccccccaGGACGAGGCCTCGCTGCGCCACTTCGGGCGGGAGCTGCGCAAG GTGCTGACGGCGGCTGACgtggtgctggaggtgctggatgCCCGCGACCCCCAGGGCTGCCGCAGCCCCCGGCTCGAGGGGGCCCTGCGGCCCCAGCAGCGCCTCGTGCTCGTCCTCAACAAGATCG ACCTGGTGCCGCGGGACGTGGTGGCCGCGTGGCTGAAGCACCTGCGGAACGAGTTCCCCGCCGTGGCCTTCAAGGCGTGCAcgcagcagcagagccagaacCTG AAGCAGAGCCGGATGCCGGCGGATGTGGCCCCCAAGGATGTTCTGGCTGGGGGGGCCTGCGTGGGGGCCGAGAACCTCCTGCACATCCTGAGGAACTACGGGCGCTGCggggagggcaggagctccATCACCGTGGGGGTCgtgg GGTACCCCAACGTGGGCAAGAGCAGCCTCATCAACAGCCTCAAGCGCAGCCGCGCCTGCGGGGTGGGCGCCATGCCCGGGGTCACCAG GTGCCTGCAGGCCGTGCAGCTGGACGGGCACATTCGGCTCCTGGACTGTCCGGGGGTGGTGCTGGACTCTGGGGACCCCCCGGCTGCCGCCCCCCTCAGGGGGGCCCTGGCCCCACAGCGCCTGCGGGACCCCCTGAGCCCCGCCTGCGCCATCCTGCGCCGCTGCCCCCCCCAGCAG CTGAGCCAGCTCTATGGGGTGCCCCCCTGCAGTGACCCCCTGCAGTTCCTGGCCCACCTGGCCCGGCGGCAGGGCCGGCTCCGCCCGGGGGGGCTCCCGGACGCCCACGCTGCCGCCACGGCCCTGCTGCGCGACTGGACCAG tggGAAGATCACCTACTACACCCACCCCCCCAAATCTCAGGGGGTGCAGCTCGAGGCCCAAatcctgccagagctggggccagCGCTGGACCTGGAGGCTCTGGAACGGGGCGATGCCGAGGCCCTGGCAG CTGTCCCAGTGACGGTGACAGGGCTCGAGCTGTCCccagaggaggaaggggaagaagccATGGAGGACAGCAGTGGCGACCTGGAG TTTGGCACGATGACAGTGGAGCTGAAGCCCCGGGTGAAGtcggggggcactgggggggagCCGGTGCCCCGAGcccccagcctggaggaggtggCTGCGCTCCCCCCTCTGttccaggggcaggggctgcaggcagctgggaaaaagaggaaaaaactgcaaaaaagagCAC AGAAAATTGCCACGAAGCTGTCGGAGACGTTGGAGGCGGCCATGCAGTTTTGA